From Ascochyta rabiei chromosome 16, complete sequence, the proteins below share one genomic window:
- a CDS encoding L-lactate dehydrogenase (cytochrome) encodes MSHIDGAEVAKHNKKNDCWIVLDSHVYDVTSFLSKHPGGGPIILKNAGTDATEEFKKYHPLSYLRDYISQEAVLGPVDPNTLGQLREPQKEEAKTPSETNTSPGIPHVSLCVSTPDFETAAKAILPHKSYIYASGSANTGASLKRNLDDWGRITFRPRVMRNVGDVDTRRKIFGHSSQYPFYVSPMGTIGAIHSDAEPAMIRGAVRKGAHMVVSTASSKSSEQIMQSYVDEQARLKNGSATQLFYQYYMPVDRKKAIELMHMVKKGGYKGLWITVDTPVLGKRTADRFLQAEEALAVGLTEEPTAEWETDSAPEKDNAAGSDNAFAPAMGGRVVRGQLSPHTTWEDLEWVRKEWDGPIVLKGIQTADDAKLALEYGCDGILLSNHGGRQMHTAPSALMTLLEIRAYCPEVIGKLEIFLDGGLRDGNDVLKALCLGATAVGVGRPFLYALAAYGTKGVERCVDVLAEELQTGMRLLGITSLDQCRPEMVNASRLLNEMWRPEHLVLKSRL; translated from the exons ATGTCACATATCGACGGTGCTGAGGTTGCTAAGCACAATAAGAAGAACGATTGCTGGATTGTGCTGGACTCTCATGTGTACGATGTCACGAGCTTCCTGTCTAAACATCCGGGCGGCGGGCCGATCATCTTGAAGAATGCTGGGACT GACGCGACAGAAGAATTCAAGAAATACCATCCGCTGAGTTACTTGAGGGACTACATCTCACAAGAGGCTGTTCTGGGACCGGTCGATCCAAATACTCTCGGACAACTACGAGAACCCcagaaagaagaagcaaagACGCCATCAGAAACAAACACATCACCTGGCATCCCACATGTATCGCTGTGTGTTTCAACGCCAGACTTCGAGACGGCTGCAAAAGCCATTCTACCGCACAAGTCTTACATCTACGCATCTGGATCAGCCAACACCGGCGCATCGCTCAAGCGTAACCTGGACGACTGGGGCCGCATCACGTTCCGCCCCCGTGTGATGCGCAACGTGGGCGATGTCGACACGCGCCGCAAGATATTTGGACACAGCTCGCAATACCCGTTCTACGTCTCGCCCATGGGAACAATTGGCGCTATTCACTCAGACGCCGAACCGGCAATGATCCGGGGTGCGGTGCGGAAGGGTGCGCACATGGTCGTCAGCACCGCGAGTTCAAAGTCTAGCGAGCAGATCATGCAGAGTTATGTAGATGAGCAAGCCAGACTGAAGAACGGGAGTGCGACGCAGCTGTTTTACCAATACTACATGCCTGTCGACCGAAAGAAGGCGATTGAGCTGATGCACATGGTCAAGAAGGGCGGGTACAAGGGGCTGTGGATCACAGTCGACACACCCGTGCTGGGGAAGCGAACAGCGGACCGCTTCTTACAGGCCGAAGAGGCGCTGGCCGTTGGACTCACAGAAGAGCCGACCGCGGAATGGGAGACGGACAGCGCGCCAGAGAAAGACAATGCAGCGGGCAGCGATAATGCGTTTGCGCCAGCAATGGGTGGAAGGGTGGTCCGCGGCCAGCTCAGCCCGCACACAACGTGGGAGGATCTAGAGTGGGTGCGCAAAGAGTGGGACGGGCCGATTGTGCTGAAGGGCATTCAGACTGCTGATGATGCGAAGCTCGCGCTCGAGTATGGCTGCGATGGCATTCTGCTCAGCAACCACGGTGGGCGCCAGATGCACACTGCGCCGAGCGCACTGATGACTCTGCTGGAGATACGAGCGTATTGCCCTGAGGTAATTGGCAAGCTGGAGATTTTCCTGGACGGCGGGCTGCGCGACGGAAACGACGTGTTGAAGGCGCTATGTCTCGGTGCGACCGCAGTCGGTGTCGGCAGGCCATTCCTCTACGCACTCGCTGCGTACGGGACGAAAGGCGTCGAGCGATGCGTTGATG TGCTTGCCGAGGAGCTGCAGACGGGAATGCGCTTGCTGGGCATCACGTCCTTGGATCAGTGCAGACCAGAGATGGTCAACGCCAGCCGCTTGCTGAATGAGATGTGGCGGCCGGAGCATCTCGTGCTGAAGAGTCGATTGTGA
- a CDS encoding L-lactate dehydrogenase (cytochrome) has product MSHIDGAEVAKHNKKNDCWIVLDSHVYDVTSFLSKHPGGGPIILKNAGTDATEEFKKYHPLSYLRDYISQEAVLGPVDPNTLGQLREPQKEEAKTPSETNTSPGIPHVSLCVSTPDFETAAKAILPHKSYIYASGSANTGASLKRNLDDWGRITFRPRVMRNVGDVDTRRKIFGHSSQYPFYVSPMGTIGAIHSDAEPAMIRGAVRKGAHMVVSTASSKSSEQIMQSYVDEQARLKNGSATQLFYQYYMPVDRKKAIELMHMVKKGGYKGLWITVDTPVLGKRTADRFLQAEEALAVGLTEEPTAEWETDSAPEKDNAAGSDNAFAPAMGGRVVRGQLSPHTTWEDLEWVRKEWDGPIVLKGIQTADDAKLALEYGCDGILLSNHGGRQMHTAPSALMTLLEIRAYCPEVIGKLEIFLDGGLRDGNDVLKALCLGATAVGVGRPFLYALAAYGTKGVERCVDGEFDQTCADFRS; this is encoded by the exons ATGTCACATATCGACGGTGCTGAGGTTGCTAAGCACAATAAGAAGAACGATTGCTGGATTGTGCTGGACTCTCATGTGTACGATGTCACGAGCTTCCTGTCTAAACATCCGGGCGGCGGGCCGATCATCTTGAAGAATGCTGGGACT GACGCGACAGAAGAATTCAAGAAATACCATCCGCTGAGTTACTTGAGGGACTACATCTCACAAGAGGCTGTTCTGGGACCGGTCGATCCAAATACTCTCGGACAACTACGAGAACCCcagaaagaagaagcaaagACGCCATCAGAAACAAACACATCACCTGGCATCCCACATGTATCGCTGTGTGTTTCAACGCCAGACTTCGAGACGGCTGCAAAAGCCATTCTACCGCACAAGTCTTACATCTACGCATCTGGATCAGCCAACACCGGCGCATCGCTCAAGCGTAACCTGGACGACTGGGGCCGCATCACGTTCCGCCCCCGTGTGATGCGCAACGTGGGCGATGTCGACACGCGCCGCAAGATATTTGGACACAGCTCGCAATACCCGTTCTACGTCTCGCCCATGGGAACAATTGGCGCTATTCACTCAGACGCCGAACCGGCAATGATCCGGGGTGCGGTGCGGAAGGGTGCGCACATGGTCGTCAGCACCGCGAGTTCAAAGTCTAGCGAGCAGATCATGCAGAGTTATGTAGATGAGCAAGCCAGACTGAAGAACGGGAGTGCGACGCAGCTGTTTTACCAATACTACATGCCTGTCGACCGAAAGAAGGCGATTGAGCTGATGCACATGGTCAAGAAGGGCGGGTACAAGGGGCTGTGGATCACAGTCGACACACCCGTGCTGGGGAAGCGAACAGCGGACCGCTTCTTACAGGCCGAAGAGGCGCTGGCCGTTGGACTCACAGAAGAGCCGACCGCGGAATGGGAGACGGACAGCGCGCCAGAGAAAGACAATGCAGCGGGCAGCGATAATGCGTTTGCGCCAGCAATGGGTGGAAGGGTGGTCCGCGGCCAGCTCAGCCCGCACACAACGTGGGAGGATCTAGAGTGGGTGCGCAAAGAGTGGGACGGGCCGATTGTGCTGAAGGGCATTCAGACTGCTGATGATGCGAAGCTCGCGCTCGAGTATGGCTGCGATGGCATTCTGCTCAGCAACCACGGTGGGCGCCAGATGCACACTGCGCCGAGCGCACTGATGACTCTGCTGGAGATACGAGCGTATTGCCCTGAGGTAATTGGCAAGCTGGAGATTTTCCTGGACGGCGGGCTGCGCGACGGAAACGACGTGTTGAAGGCGCTATGTCTCGGTGCGACCGCAGTCGGTGTCGGCAGGCCATTCCTCTACGCACTCGCTGCGTACGGGACGAAAGGCGTCGAGCGATGCGTTGATGGTGAGTTTGACCAAACATGCGCGGATTTTCGAAGCTGA